A single window of Planctomycetaceae bacterium DNA harbors:
- a CDS encoding P-II family nitrogen regulator: MKSVEAIVRHFKLEDVKSALTEVGVHGMTVTEVRGFGRQKGHKETYRGAEYIVDFMPKVKVEVIVADQDLEKVLEAIVTSARTGQVGDGKIFVSNIERVVRIRTGEMGEEAL, from the coding sequence ATGAAGAGCGTGGAAGCGATCGTCCGTCACTTCAAACTTGAAGACGTCAAGTCAGCCCTGACCGAAGTCGGTGTCCACGGCATGACCGTGACCGAAGTCCGCGGTTTCGGACGCCAGAAGGGTCACAAGGAAACCTACCGCGGCGCGGAATACATCGTGGATTTCATGCCCAAGGTCAAAGTGGAAGTGATTGTCGCGGATCAGGATCTGGAAAAGGTTCTGGAAGCCATTGTGACTTCCGCTCGCACCGGACAGGTCGGTGACGGAAAGATTTTTGTCTCCAACATCGAACGCGTCGTGCGAATTCGAACTGGAGAAATGGGTGAAGAGGCGCTCTGA
- a CDS encoding ammonium transporter has protein sequence MNTLTRFFMTACAVAFLSGTVAAVAQDAANPSESLPDVATSAETDAGAATSEGSADASAAPDTGNVAWMLVSSAFVLMMTCPGLALFYGGLVRKKNIIGVMMQCVFLMGLMTVYWAVFGYSWAFGGSNPYVGNFDHVLLRGIVPSAEAGSPDALADKMIFMVFQGMFFIITPALICGAFAERMKFSAMCAFSVLWGTFVYCPIAHWVWSDSGWLCEWNEAAAFPALDFAGGTVVHISSGVSALVCALLIGKRHGFMKEPMPPHNLTYTCIGAGLLWVGWFGFNGGSALKSNGLAVNAFVATHFAAAAGILGWTLLERMKDGKAGILGACSGAVAGLVCVTPAAGSVTPVGGLVLGLAAGAFCFVMCTTVKNMFGYDDSLDAFGIHGAGGALGALLTGVFATSAVTGGRGGLLDGSPGQLVPQVVSIAAAVVIAVIGSFVLLKIVDAVIGLRVSTEDEIRGLDLSQHGEEGYIFQ, from the coding sequence ATGAACACTCTGACCAGGTTCTTTATGACCGCCTGCGCGGTTGCGTTTTTGTCGGGGACAGTGGCAGCGGTGGCTCAGGATGCCGCCAATCCATCAGAGTCCCTGCCCGATGTCGCGACATCCGCTGAAACCGACGCCGGCGCAGCGACCTCGGAAGGCAGCGCCGACGCATCGGCCGCTCCGGATACCGGAAACGTCGCGTGGATGCTGGTGTCGTCGGCTTTTGTGCTGATGATGACCTGTCCGGGACTGGCATTGTTCTACGGCGGCCTGGTTCGCAAGAAGAACATCATCGGCGTGATGATGCAGTGCGTCTTCCTGATGGGACTGATGACCGTCTATTGGGCGGTCTTCGGATACAGTTGGGCGTTCGGCGGAAGCAACCCGTACGTCGGCAACTTCGATCACGTGCTGCTGCGGGGCATCGTTCCGTCGGCGGAAGCCGGTTCTCCCGATGCTCTGGCTGACAAAATGATCTTCATGGTCTTCCAGGGAATGTTCTTCATCATTACTCCGGCACTGATCTGCGGTGCGTTCGCGGAACGCATGAAGTTTTCCGCCATGTGCGCGTTCTCTGTGCTGTGGGGAACCTTCGTGTACTGTCCCATCGCCCACTGGGTCTGGTCCGACTCCGGCTGGCTGTGTGAATGGAACGAAGCGGCCGCGTTTCCGGCGCTCGACTTTGCCGGAGGCACCGTGGTGCATATCAGTTCGGGAGTTTCCGCCCTGGTCTGTGCTCTGCTGATTGGCAAACGACACGGATTCATGAAGGAACCCATGCCGCCGCACAACCTGACCTACACCTGCATCGGAGCGGGTCTGTTGTGGGTCGGCTGGTTTGGCTTCAACGGCGGCAGCGCATTGAAATCCAACGGTCTGGCGGTGAACGCATTCGTCGCGACACATTTTGCCGCGGCCGCTGGAATCCTTGGCTGGACACTGCTGGAACGCATGAAGGACGGCAAGGCGGGGATTCTCGGAGCCTGTTCCGGTGCCGTCGCGGGACTGGTCTGCGTAACTCCGGCCGCCGGATCGGTGACTCCTGTCGGCGGTCTGGTGCTCGGTCTGGCAGCCGGCGCGTTTTGCTTCGTCATGTGTACGACGGTGAAGAACATGTTCGGCTACGATGATTCACTCGACGCGTTCGGTATTCACGGCGCGGGCGGAGCACTCGGAGCGTTGCTGACCGGCGTCTTCGCCACAAGCGCGGTGACGGGAGGCCGCGGCGGCCTGCTGGATGGCAGCCCCGGTCAACTGGTGCCGCAGGTTGTCAGCATCGCCGCAGCGGTGGTCATCGCCGTCATCGGATCATTTGTGCTGCTGAAAATCGTGGACGCGGTGATCGGTCTGCGTGTTTCGACGGAAGACGAAATCCGCGGGCTCGACCTGAGTCAGCACGGTGAAGAAGGCTACATTTTTCAGTAA
- a CDS encoding calcineurin-like phosphoesterase family protein, protein MRILPALVFTACLFAAMPEPAGADEKARGTVFVDANSNGILDAGETGLAGVAVSNGRDVVKTDADGHYSISVTDDSIVFVIKPQGYRAQMDENHLSRFYYIHKPNGSPTHLKFPGVEPTGPLPSSIDFALTRQDEPAAFDVLFFGDPQPRDQREIDYIAHDVVEGLIGSEAAFGVTLGDILFDDLSLFDSFNRTIGRIGIPWYNVIGNHDINFAADRDELSDETYERVYGPAYYSFDYGPVHFVVVDDVHWMSDGEKMFYRSGLSDAQLDFIQNDLAVVPQDRLVVAMMHIPLVKSTPWLEPKRDRLFRILESREHCISLSGHTHHHEHVMIGGDDGWRKPKPHHHMINVTVSGSWWSGKPDEHDIPHTMCADGTPNGYTIMHFDGLKYLLEYRAARRESDYQIRVMADEVVRREDIGTKKFHANVFNAMPGADVTWRLDDRTDWNAMQKVVEPDPLFLKLWTEEQPDPDSLAWRALPKPMPSPHLWQAALPEDLEPGTFTIRVKAVNPNGQTLQGQRIVRIE, encoded by the coding sequence ATGCGAATTCTGCCAGCTCTGGTCTTCACCGCCTGCCTGTTCGCCGCCATGCCGGAACCTGCCGGCGCTGACGAAAAAGCTCGCGGCACGGTCTTTGTCGACGCGAATTCAAACGGAATCCTGGACGCCGGAGAAACCGGTCTGGCGGGAGTAGCGGTTTCCAACGGCCGCGACGTCGTGAAGACCGATGCTGACGGGCACTATTCCATTTCCGTCACCGACGATTCGATTGTGTTCGTCATCAAGCCGCAGGGCTACCGCGCGCAGATGGACGAAAACCACCTTTCGCGGTTCTACTACATTCACAAGCCGAACGGTTCGCCGACGCATCTGAAATTCCCCGGAGTCGAACCGACGGGGCCGCTGCCTTCAAGCATCGATTTCGCGCTGACCCGGCAGGACGAACCGGCCGCGTTTGATGTCCTGTTCTTCGGCGATCCGCAGCCCCGTGATCAAAGGGAGATCGACTATATCGCTCACGATGTCGTCGAGGGCCTGATCGGCAGCGAAGCGGCATTCGGCGTGACTCTGGGTGACATTCTGTTTGACGACCTGAGCCTGTTCGACAGCTTCAACCGGACGATCGGACGGATCGGGATACCGTGGTACAACGTGATCGGCAACCACGACATCAACTTCGCCGCCGACCGCGATGAACTCAGCGACGAAACGTATGAACGAGTCTACGGGCCGGCGTACTACTCGTTCGACTATGGTCCCGTGCACTTTGTTGTCGTCGACGACGTCCACTGGATGTCCGACGGCGAAAAGATGTTCTACCGCTCCGGGCTGAGCGACGCGCAGCTTGATTTCATTCAGAACGATCTGGCGGTCGTGCCGCAGGATCGGCTGGTTGTCGCCATGATGCACATCCCGCTGGTGAAGTCGACTCCCTGGCTGGAACCGAAACGCGACCGTCTGTTCCGAATCCTGGAAAGCCGCGAACACTGTATCTCGCTGTCCGGCCATACTCACCACCACGAACACGTGATGATCGGCGGCGATGACGGCTGGCGGAAACCGAAGCCGCACCACCACATGATCAACGTTACGGTGTCCGGATCATGGTGGTCGGGCAAACCGGACGAACACGACATCCCGCACACGATGTGCGCCGACGGAACACCGAACGGTTACACGATCATGCACTTTGACGGGCTGAAGTACCTGCTGGAATACCGGGCCGCTCGCCGCGAATCGGACTACCAGATTCGAGTCATGGCGGATGAAGTCGTGCGCCGCGAAGACATCGGCACGAAGAAATTCCACGCCAATGTTTTCAACGCCATGCCTGGCGCTGACGTAACCTGGCGACTTGACGATCGTACCGATTGGAACGCGATGCAGAAAGTCGTGGAACCGGATCCTCTGTTCCTGAAACTCTGGACAGAAGAACAGCCGGACCCGGATTCTCTGGCGTGGCGAGCACTTCCCAAACCGATGCCATCGCCTCATCTTTGGCAGGCAGCGCTGCCGGAAGATCTGGAACCGGGCACGTTCACAATTCGCGTCAAAGCGGTCAATCCAAATGGTCAGACATTGCAGGGACAGCGGATTGTTCGGATTGAATAG
- the rlmB gene encoding 23S rRNA (guanosine(2251)-2'-O)-methyltransferase RlmB → MSERSGKRKSRRRQLRTSHQKNWLVGRYSVLETLRAGRWPVDELFASDELDSDSANEVLQLAADRGVSVETVSTTRMSQLCHTEHHQGLAARMGEFPYSTMADLLPESGSTRTAAASAAAGERSPLIVICDRIQDAFNFGAILRCCDAMQVASVVIGTTQQVSVTPQVARSSAGAVNYQHIIRVDDIVPAAQQIRDAGFRLVAATEKASAAACEADLSGDVALIVGSEAFGVSPPLLELCDLQVAIPMLGHVASLNAAVAAGILLYEIRSRQMRG, encoded by the coding sequence ATGTCTGAACGATCCGGAAAGCGCAAAAGCCGTCGCCGCCAGCTCCGGACGAGCCACCAGAAGAACTGGCTTGTCGGACGCTACTCCGTTCTGGAAACGCTTCGAGCAGGCCGCTGGCCGGTCGACGAACTGTTCGCTTCTGACGAACTGGATTCCGATTCCGCGAACGAAGTTCTGCAGTTGGCGGCGGACCGCGGCGTTTCCGTCGAAACCGTTTCGACGACCCGAATGTCGCAGCTTTGCCACACCGAACATCACCAGGGCCTGGCGGCTCGGATGGGCGAGTTTCCGTATTCCACGATGGCCGATCTGCTGCCGGAGTCGGGTTCCACCAGAACGGCGGCCGCCAGCGCAGCCGCCGGCGAACGATCGCCGCTGATTGTGATTTGCGACCGCATCCAGGACGCGTTCAACTTCGGAGCGATCCTGAGATGCTGCGATGCCATGCAGGTTGCGTCGGTCGTCATCGGAACGACGCAGCAGGTTTCCGTCACGCCGCAGGTGGCCAGGTCGTCCGCCGGTGCCGTGAACTATCAGCACATCATTCGCGTCGACGACATCGTTCCCGCAGCTCAGCAGATTCGCGACGCGGGTTTCAGACTTGTCGCAGCCACTGAAAAAGCGTCGGCGGCGGCGTGCGAAGCGGATTTGTCCGGTGACGTTGCATTGATCGTCGGCAGCGAAGCGTTTGGAGTTTCCCCGCCACTGCTGGAACTCTGTGACCTGCAGGTTGCAATCCCGATGCTGGGCCATGTCGCATCGCTGAACGCCGCCGTCGCCGCGGGAATCCTGCTGTACGAAATTCGAAGCCGGCAGATGCGAGGATAA
- a CDS encoding carbohydrate-binding family 9-like protein, whose product MTHNSGFFRKLFQGRPHIAHAIAVAAMAALGASSTQAMADEKTVAERPTMTVKHCSDFKVNGKGDAAAWQTTEWVSLNRRPQAQHDYTARIKMLYSDTGVYVLFDGTDTKLTSTMQEDFADLWNEDVYECFFWTDETHPVYFEYEISPLGYELPILVPNMDGTFLGWRPWHYDGVRRIQKHVSATGGSVASMSEVEGWRAEVFIPNALLAPLKNVPPKPGTKWRANFYRMDYDGGGKSQWDWARVGPSFHEFKSFGTLVFE is encoded by the coding sequence ATGACGCACAATTCGGGTTTCTTCCGGAAACTGTTTCAGGGCCGACCGCACATCGCACATGCGATCGCCGTCGCGGCGATGGCCGCACTTGGCGCGTCGTCTACACAAGCAATGGCCGACGAAAAGACCGTCGCCGAACGACCGACGATGACGGTCAAACACTGCAGCGACTTCAAAGTGAACGGCAAAGGTGATGCTGCCGCGTGGCAGACGACGGAGTGGGTCAGTCTCAACCGTCGGCCTCAGGCACAACACGACTACACGGCTCGCATCAAGATGCTGTATTCCGACACCGGTGTGTATGTCCTGTTTGACGGTACCGATACGAAGCTGACATCGACGATGCAGGAAGATTTTGCGGACCTGTGGAACGAAGACGTCTATGAATGCTTTTTCTGGACGGACGAAACTCACCCGGTGTACTTCGAGTATGAGATTTCGCCCTTGGGTTACGAACTGCCCATTCTGGTTCCGAATATGGACGGCACATTTCTGGGCTGGCGGCCGTGGCACTACGACGGCGTTCGCAGAATCCAGAAACACGTGTCAGCAACCGGAGGCAGCGTTGCGTCAATGTCGGAAGTTGAAGGCTGGCGGGCCGAAGTCTTCATTCCCAACGCGCTGCTGGCGCCCCTGAAGAATGTTCCGCCGAAACCGGGAACGAAGTGGCGAGCCAACTTCTACCGCATGGACTATGACGGCGGCGGGAAATCGCAGTGGGACTGGGCTCGCGTCGGTCCGAGCTTCCATGAATTCAAAAGCTTCGGCACGCTGGTCTTTGAGTGA
- a CDS encoding FG-GAP-like repeat-containing protein: MVADWMRTLRDELLLLNRGGFQRAYALTARRRRSRTGGQRRSAELLESRLLLAGVIGDVTSESKISDTAGNFTATLDNSDFLGNAVASLGDLDGDGIQDLIAGAYLDDDVPSGSGAAYVLFMNNDGSVRSDQKISGTQGGFTGVLENADRFGRSLTNIGDLDSDGVTDIAVGVPGDDDGGSNRGAVYILFLNSDGTVKSHQKISTTTGGFTGAVENFDEFGSSLASPGDLDGDGVLDLIVGARLDDDGGPNRGAVYVLLLNSDGTVKSQQKISDTSGGLAATLGDSDFFGNAMAVSGDLDGDGVNDVVVGAYNSDDGGTDRGAVYVLFLNSSGTVKAEQKISNTSGGLSATLDDSDQFGSSITNMGDINGDGIDDLVIGARHDDDGGTDRGAAYVLFMNSTGTVKSHRKISNTSGNLTATLDNSDFFGTSVANVGDIDGDGLNDLAVGAYGDDDGGASRGAVYILHLNAIPNPGVIDETYRISDTSGSLSAALDNGDQFGRALTNIGDLDGDGVPDLVVSAIGDSDGGSGRGAAYVLFMNADGTVKSEQKISDTAGGFTGILDDGDQFGSSLTAIGDLDGDGVTELVVGVANDDDGGTNRGAIYTLFMNADGTVKSFQKASDTEGNFTAVLDDSDFFGSSVTGLGDLDGDGIEDVAVGARLDDDGGINRGAAYVLFMNADGTVKAHQKISDTAGGFTGGLNNGDSFGNSMANIGDLDGDGITDLAVGAYTDDDGGMDRGAMYVLFMNADGTVKGQQKISSTSGNFTAALDDGDEFGSAITSPGDLDGDGIPDLTVAARADDDGGPNRGAVYVLLMNADGTVKAHQKISDTQGNLGGTLADGDLFGAALTSLGDLNGDGISELAVGMPNGDDGGTDRGALFILTLEGVAPLRITDVKVSSSLWAADFKDALDGQVIGSGKGVGYSIPTGSASQTKSLPWSRIDQLIVTLADEIDESTVTANTNVLLHSTLAGPAISSVVVDGKQLQINLSAALKVNAFRLEIQDTVTSVAGLPLDGDFTNNSTSLSSGGPAPVGSPLNDFNFHISTNPGDSNQDGIVNISDAVRVFQNFLALPGGAGYSVFTDMTGDGIINISDAVLVFQNFLSLPPTTFPALLLGSGPGGGFQLPATTAPPATAPATAPTSAPSGMEQPGGSLLTAGAPAATGVPAAATGQDASPNQQQTWTDNELSVLDEILPDVLS; this comes from the coding sequence ATGGTGGCTGACTGGATGCGGACGTTGCGTGACGAATTGCTGCTTCTGAACCGTGGGGGATTTCAGCGAGCGTACGCGTTGACCGCCCGGCGGCGGAGATCGCGCACCGGAGGGCAGAGGCGGTCGGCGGAGCTGCTGGAATCGCGATTGCTGCTGGCGGGAGTCATCGGAGACGTCACTTCGGAATCGAAGATCAGCGACACGGCCGGCAATTTCACCGCGACGCTCGACAACAGCGATTTTCTCGGCAACGCCGTCGCGTCACTGGGCGATCTGGATGGCGACGGAATTCAGGATCTGATCGCCGGTGCCTATCTGGACGACGACGTCCCGAGCGGAAGCGGGGCGGCTTATGTTCTGTTCATGAACAACGACGGCAGCGTGAGGTCCGATCAGAAGATCAGCGGAACTCAGGGAGGTTTCACCGGCGTTCTGGAAAACGCGGATCGCTTCGGACGTTCGCTGACGAACATTGGAGACCTGGACTCTGACGGCGTCACGGACATTGCCGTGGGCGTTCCCGGCGACGATGACGGCGGCAGCAACCGGGGAGCCGTCTATATTCTGTTTCTGAATTCCGACGGTACGGTCAAATCGCATCAGAAGATCAGCACCACAACCGGCGGCTTCACGGGTGCCGTCGAGAACTTTGACGAATTCGGAAGTTCTCTGGCCTCGCCCGGCGACCTCGATGGCGACGGCGTCTTGGATCTGATTGTCGGAGCGCGGCTGGACGACGATGGCGGGCCGAATCGGGGAGCGGTCTACGTCCTGCTGCTGAACTCGGACGGTACGGTCAAGTCTCAGCAGAAGATCAGCGACACGTCAGGAGGACTGGCGGCGACACTCGGCGATTCCGACTTTTTCGGCAACGCGATGGCTGTTTCGGGCGACCTGGACGGTGACGGCGTCAACGACGTTGTTGTCGGCGCCTACAACAGCGACGACGGCGGCACCGATCGCGGGGCAGTCTACGTGCTGTTTCTGAATTCCAGCGGCACGGTCAAAGCGGAACAGAAGATCAGCAACACGTCCGGCGGTTTGTCAGCGACTCTTGACGACAGCGACCAGTTCGGCAGTTCCATCACCAACATGGGCGACATCAACGGCGACGGAATCGACGACCTGGTGATCGGAGCACGGCATGATGACGACGGCGGCACTGATCGCGGTGCCGCGTATGTTCTGTTCATGAATTCCACCGGAACAGTGAAGTCTCACAGAAAGATCAGCAACACCAGCGGCAACCTGACGGCGACTCTGGACAATTCGGATTTCTTCGGAACATCGGTGGCGAACGTTGGCGACATCGACGGTGACGGGCTGAATGATCTGGCCGTCGGTGCATACGGTGATGACGACGGCGGAGCCTCACGCGGGGCCGTCTACATCCTGCACCTGAATGCCATCCCGAATCCGGGAGTTATCGACGAGACCTACAGGATCAGCGACACAAGCGGCAGCCTGTCAGCCGCTCTGGACAACGGTGACCAGTTCGGCCGCGCTCTGACGAATATCGGCGACCTGGACGGCGACGGAGTTCCCGATCTGGTTGTGAGTGCCATCGGTGACTCCGACGGAGGCAGCGGTCGCGGCGCCGCGTATGTTCTGTTCATGAACGCGGACGGTACGGTCAAGTCCGAACAGAAGATCAGCGACACCGCCGGAGGCTTCACGGGAATTCTTGACGACGGTGACCAGTTCGGAAGTTCACTGACCGCCATTGGCGATCTGGACGGCGACGGAGTCACGGAGCTGGTCGTCGGCGTGGCCAACGATGACGACGGCGGCACGAACCGCGGGGCGATTTACACGCTGTTCATGAATGCCGACGGCACCGTCAAGTCATTTCAGAAGGCCAGCGATACCGAAGGAAACTTCACGGCCGTCCTGGACGATTCGGACTTCTTCGGCAGTTCCGTGACTGGTCTGGGCGACCTGGACGGCGACGGAATCGAAGACGTGGCAGTGGGAGCCCGGCTGGACGACGACGGCGGCATCAATCGCGGAGCGGCGTATGTCCTGTTCATGAACGCCGACGGCACCGTCAAAGCTCACCAGAAGATTAGCGACACAGCGGGCGGATTCACTGGCGGGTTGAACAACGGTGATTCCTTCGGAAACTCGATGGCAAATATCGGCGACCTCGACGGCGACGGAATCACCGATCTGGCGGTCGGCGCCTATACCGACGACGACGGAGGAATGGATCGCGGAGCAATGTACGTGCTGTTCATGAATGCCGACGGCACGGTCAAAGGCCAGCAGAAGATCAGCAGTACATCCGGCAACTTCACGGCAGCACTTGATGACGGTGATGAATTCGGCAGCGCCATCACCAGCCCCGGCGATCTTGACGGCGACGGAATCCCGGACCTGACGGTGGCCGCTCGCGCGGACGACGATGGCGGGCCGAATCGCGGAGCTGTCTATGTCCTGCTGATGAACGCTGACGGCACCGTCAAAGCGCACCAGAAGATCAGCGACACGCAGGGAAATCTCGGCGGAACGCTCGCCGACGGAGATCTCTTTGGCGCGGCACTGACCAGTCTGGGTGATCTGAACGGCGACGGAATCTCCGAACTGGCTGTTGGAATGCCCAACGGCGATGACGGAGGAACCGACCGCGGTGCTCTGTTCATCCTGACGCTGGAAGGCGTCGCTCCGCTGCGAATCACCGACGTCAAAGTTTCCTCATCGCTGTGGGCGGCCGACTTTAAGGACGCTCTCGACGGGCAGGTCATCGGTTCCGGGAAAGGTGTTGGCTATTCCATTCCGACCGGTTCGGCGAGCCAGACAAAGTCCCTTCCCTGGTCCCGAATCGATCAACTGATTGTGACGCTGGCTGATGAGATCGATGAATCGACAGTCACGGCCAACACCAATGTCCTGCTGCACAGCACTTTGGCCGGTCCCGCGATCAGCTCCGTCGTTGTTGACGGCAAGCAGTTGCAGATCAACCTCAGTGCAGCACTGAAGGTGAACGCGTTTCGACTGGAGATCCAGGACACCGTCACCAGCGTGGCGGGACTGCCGCTGGATGGTGATTTCACGAACAATTCGACGTCGCTCAGTTCCGGAGGGCCGGCTCCTGTCGGCAGTCCGCTGAACGATTTCAACTTCCACATTTCCACGAATCCCGGTGATTCGAATCAGGACGGCATCGTCAACATCAGCGACGCCGTTCGTGTGTTCCAGAATTTTCTCGCGCTGCCGGGCGGCGCGGGTTACTCCGTGTTTACGGACATGACCGGCGACGGGATCATCAACATTTCTGACGCGGTTCTGGTGTTCCAGAACTTCCTGTCCCTGCCACCGACGACGTTCCCGGCACTGCTTCTCGGGAGTGGGCCAGGCGGCGGATTCCAGCTACCGGCGACGACCGCTCCGCCCGCAACCGCTCCCGCAACCGCGCCGACTTCGGCTCCTTCGGGCATGGAGCAACCCGGCGGTTCGCTGCTGACCGCCGGTGCTCCCGCAGCGACCGGCGTGCCCGCAGCGGCAACCGGTCAGGACGCTTCGCCCAACCAGCAACAGACGTGGACGGACAACGAATTGTCCGTTCTGGATGAGATCCTTCCCGATGTCTTGAGTTAA